DNA sequence from the Candidatus Kryptoniota bacterium genome:
CCATGAGTGAGAACCCCGGTCCCGAAGTCGCAGTCATTGATTTGAATCCCCGCTGAGACGCACCCACACAAAAAGCCAGAGCGGAAATCTCGTCCGGTGAGCTTATCGCCACATCACCCAGCCTCGGCAGTTCATCGATCATATACTTATAAATTCCCGATGCAGGGGTGATCGGGTAGCCTGCAAAAAATCTGCACCCTGCGGCTATCGCGCCCTCGGCAATCATCTGATTTCCGTTCCTGATCCTGAACTGCGGCATTCCGATTCAGTCCCTCACTTGCTTTACTTCCGGGCCCGAGCTTTGCGCGTCCGGTTCTTTATCGATGGATGAGAATTAGTCTTCGAGGCGGAAACCCTGGTCAGCAGTCGATTCCACTCCTCGTCGACAGAAGCCTGCACAAACTCGATCTGTTCTTCGTTGAGGTGCCTGAATCGTCCCTGCATCTTCAAATATTCTCTCACAGGTGTCCCGGCCGGTTCGTGGTTCAGTCGAAAGTCAACGCCATCGAAAACTTCCATGAGCGGGAAGATTTTGCTTTCGATTGCGATCCGGCAGATTCTAATAGAATCTTCGGGCTCGTATTTCCATCCGGGCGGACACGGTGAGAATACGTGAATGAACCGCGTCCCCTTGATTTCTTTCGCCTTTCGCACTTTCATCATCAAGTCGTCGGGGTACGCCACAGTCGCCGTCGCGAGATACGGGATTCTGTGTGCCGCGAGGATTTCATCAATATTCTTCTTGCGTTCTGCCTTAGGCGCGTCAGAAGGCGTGGTTGTTGTCCACGCGCCGTACGGCGTCGCAGAACTTCTCTGGATTCCTGTATTCATGTAAGCTTCGTTATCGTAGCAGACATAAATGAAATCCTCATTACGTTCGGCCGCACCCGACAAGGCCTGGAAGCCGATATCAAAAGTCCCTCCGTCACCGGCAAAGGCGACTACCGTGGTATCGTGGTCACCGATCATTTCAAGACCGGCTTTCAGTCCGCATGATGTCGACGCGGCAGTCTCAAACGCGGCGTGATAAACGGGAACTCCGGCGGCGGAATACGGGGCCGGGCCGTCTATTACCGACCAGCAACAAGCTGGTATTACAAGTGCAGTCTTTCTCCCAAGAACGTCGAGAACATATCTCATTGTGAGCGCGCCGCCGCAGCCCGGACAGGCGAAATGGCCCGGAGACATTATCTCTTCAGATGGTAACTGATATTTAATTTGTCCCATTTCCTACGCTCCCTTTTCCGGTGGACCGATTTCCGGACCGTCACTTCGCTGCTTCAATCCTATCCATACGGATTCATGGTCGGGCGTTTCGTGGTTGAGCATGTACGAAAAGATCTCTTTAACTGTATCCGGAGTGATATCTCTTCCCCCAA
Encoded proteins:
- a CDS encoding thiamine pyrophosphate-dependent enzyme; this translates as MGQIKYQLPSEEIMSPGHFACPGCGGALTMRYVLDVLGRKTALVIPACCWSVIDGPAPYSAAGVPVYHAAFETAASTSCGLKAGLEMIGDHDTTVVAFAGDGGTFDIGFQALSGAAERNEDFIYVCYDNEAYMNTGIQRSSATPYGAWTTTTPSDAPKAERKKNIDEILAAHRIPYLATATVAYPDDLMMKVRKAKEIKGTRFIHVFSPCPPGWKYEPEDSIRICRIAIESKIFPLMEVFDGVDFRLNHEPAGTPVREYLKMQGRFRHLNEEQIEFVQASVDEEWNRLLTRVSASKTNSHPSIKNRTRKARARK